In Leptolyngbya sp. O-77, the genomic window CTCCGGCTCCACTGGCGGATTGGTAGGTCGCCGCTATGATGCGCTGGACGGGCTGCACACGATGCAGTGGGTAGACCGCCACATTCATCAAGATGGTCGTGCAATTGGGATTGGCAATGATGCCAGAATGCTCGGCCGCAGCACCGGGGTTGACCTCTGGTACCACAAGGGGAACCGTTGGGTGCATCCGAAAGGCGCTGGAGTTGTCGATCATCACTGCGCCAGCAGTCACAATCCGATCTGCCCAAGCTTTGGAGGTGGAGCCGCCGGCCGAGGCCAGCACGATGTCGATATTGTCGAACGCGCGATCGCCCACCGCTTCTACAATCAGAGGCTCTCCCTGAAACGTGAGCGGCTGTCCAGCCGAGCGGGGAGATGCCAGCAGCTTCAAATCAGCCAGCGGAAAGCGGCGCTCCTCTAGCAGGCTCAGCAGTTCTGTTCCGACGGCTCCTGTCGCCCCCAAAATGGCAACTCGATAGGATTGCGACAAACTCATTTCCTCCAGTTTTCGGTCGTGTAAACCATCTCAAAAAGCGCACCTGGTTCAGTGAGTGCAATGACTTCAGTTCGTGCAATTAGAAGATTCACTGTTGAGTATGCCTTAAGCCAATGCCCTAGCGATAGACGCTTATAGAATTTCAAGACAATTCACAGCAAGAAAAGCAACCATATTAACCTAATCTGCTTTTTCAGCTTGCTCAAGACAAGGCACTCCAGCATGACCTGAGAGACAGGTGTGAATGTCAAGGGGGTGTCAACAGCAAGATGCAGATTGAGACAGAATCCGCTACGATAGCTAATTGCGACGATACCGAACGGGCTGCTCTGAACAACGCTGCGAGAAATTATCGAATGAAAGTTACCCAGGAAAAACTCCCGGCCAGTCGGCTTGGGCTAGAAATTGAAATTCCCTCCGAGTCTACTTTGCAGGCCTACGAAAAGACCCTGCAACAGCTGATCCGCAATGCCAATATTCCTGGGTTCCGCAAGGGGAAAGTGCCGCGTCAGGTTGTTTTGCAGCGCTATGGCAGCCGCAGTATCAAGGCGACTGCCATCGATGAGCTGATTGAAGATGCGCTTCGTCAGGTGATTGAGCAAGAGAAAATCGATGCGTTGGGAAATGCTGAGCTGCGATCGCCCATCGAAGACCTGGTAGAGCAATATGAACCGGGTCAACCGCTGACGGTTTCGCTGGCAATTGACGTTGCACCAACCGCAAAGCTAGAGAATTACAAAGGGCTAACGACTCAAGCCGAAGAAATCCTCTACAAACCGGAAAAAGTTGACGAGGTTCTTGAACGCTATCGAGAGCGATCGGCAACGCGAGTGCCTGTCGAAGGTCGTCCGGCTCAAGCGCAAGACATCGCCGTGATTGACTTTACAGGTCAACTTGTGGGCGATGAGCCTAAGGAGATTCCAGGCGGTAGCGCTACCGATTTTGAATTAGAACTGTCTGAAGGACGCTTCATTCCTGGATTTGTGGAAGGCATCATCGGAATGTCGGTCGGAGAGACCAAGGAAATCGAGACGACGTTTCCTGAAGACTATTCGCAGGCAGAACTGTCTGGCCAGCCTGCGGTGTTTACAGTGACGCTGAAGGACTTGAAAGAAAAGGAACTGCCGGAACTAGATGACGATTTCGCGCAGGACATCAGCGAGTTTGAGACCTTGGCGGAACTGCGGGAGTCGCTGGAAAAGCGCTTCCAGGACGAGGCCAATGACAAAACCAAGGCAAACAAACAAGAAGCATTGCTCGAAGCGCTGGTTGCCAATCTAGAGGTTGAATTACCAGAAACCCTGATTCGCCGCGAGGTGGATCACATGATTACCCAGACCGCAATGCGCTTCAGCGAACAGGGCATGGACATTAAGCAAATGTTTACACCCGAAGTGGTGAACATGATGCGACAGCGATCCCGCCCTGAGGCGATCGCCCGTCTCCGGCGCACGATGGCTCTGGGCGAGGTAGCCAAGCAAGAGTCCATCACAGTAGACGCTGCTGAAGTCGAAGCAAAAGTTGAAGAAGTCTTAAAGGAGCTGGACGGGCAGTCTATCGACCGCAATCGCCTGCGGGAAGTAATTGAGGAAGACCTGATTCGCGACAAAATCTTTGAGTTTTTGGAAGCCAATTGCACTGTGGAACTGGTTCCCGAAGGAACGCTGGTGAAAGAAAAATCAGTGGAAATGGAACCCACGCAAGACGACGCAACCGACACAGCCACTCTATCTAGCACCGAGGATGCCGTAGATGTTGGCGCTAAAGCCGAACCCGCCCTGGCAGAAGAACCCGCTAGCACAGAGGCAGCGGTAGAAGTCGTGGCAGAAGTTGATGCTCCCGCCACACCCGCCGAGAAGACGGCCAAATCGACTCGCTCAAAATCAGCCAAGTCGGCAGCAGAATCCCCAGAAAGTGCTAAATCAGAGGCGATCGCCGAGGTTGAAGTGACGGAGGAAGCAGCCGCCAAGCCCGCTGCCCGCAAGCGCAGCACTCCCAAGTCCAAAAAAGATGAGGGTTGATTGAGCAATACTAAGCATTGTGTCGATTTCTCGCTTTAGTCGCCGTTGAGTTTCAGCTTCATGCGGTTTTGAGGATTTCGGCACTTTTACAGAAAGTAACAGTCCCCATCCATAACGCCCCTAAATCTATGGATCCTCTGGAGATTGCCTACCCGTCTCCTGCGACTTAGGGCATAATGACGGGTATGGTACTCCCAATCTATTCGCTGCCAGGTTTAGCGTGTTTTTGTTGAGTTTAGCAAGGGCGATATCGCTGAAATCTATGAGTTCAATTTCTCAGTTCAATTTCTCAAAAGCTTGGGTGAATTTGACTCTTGAATAGCGCCTCAGGGTAAGTGTTCCTTGGCGGCACGCCTCTGGTCATTAGAACCTAAACGCAACGGTTAGCAGAGACAACAGGAGAAATTGATGGATGAAGCGACTATCCGTAGACTGATTCCGGGACAACACTGATCAAGCAGCTTTATGCGGTCAACCGTCGTCTTTGCTGGCTACCCTGAATTAGAAGCTCAGCAGCCTCTTCTTACCTCTACCCTGTACCGCATAGCCCGCCCGTCCTGACTCAGCCCGCTTTGCAGAAGCCTCCTCAGACGCTCATTCTTTCCTAACCTTCTGGAATTCAAAAGTTCTTTCAAGTCGCTGAATGGTTTTGTATGGTTCTGCCTCATTTTTCTAGATCCGATGCTAGCAGCAATCTCGTTGGGGCTGTTTCGTCTCTGTCCCCACACCCCCTTGACGTGATGAACACCATTCCGATGGTGGTTGAGCAGTCTGGTCGGGGTGAACGAGCTTT contains:
- the tig gene encoding trigger factor, which encodes MKVTQEKLPASRLGLEIEIPSESTLQAYEKTLQQLIRNANIPGFRKGKVPRQVVLQRYGSRSIKATAIDELIEDALRQVIEQEKIDALGNAELRSPIEDLVEQYEPGQPLTVSLAIDVAPTAKLENYKGLTTQAEEILYKPEKVDEVLERYRERSATRVPVEGRPAQAQDIAVIDFTGQLVGDEPKEIPGGSATDFELELSEGRFIPGFVEGIIGMSVGETKEIETTFPEDYSQAELSGQPAVFTVTLKDLKEKELPELDDDFAQDISEFETLAELRESLEKRFQDEANDKTKANKQEALLEALVANLEVELPETLIRREVDHMITQTAMRFSEQGMDIKQMFTPEVVNMMRQRSRPEAIARLRRTMALGEVAKQESITVDAAEVEAKVEEVLKELDGQSIDRNRLREVIEEDLIRDKIFEFLEANCTVELVPEGTLVKEKSVEMEPTQDDATDTATLSSTEDAVDVGAKAEPALAEEPASTEAAVEVVAEVDAPATPAEKTAKSTRSKSAKSAAESPESAKSEAIAEVEVTEEAAAKPAARKRSTPKSKKDEG